One part of the Panulirus ornatus isolate Po-2019 chromosome 73, ASM3632096v1, whole genome shotgun sequence genome encodes these proteins:
- the LOC139748187 gene encoding receptor expression-enhancing protein 5-like isoform X2 has product MSDTKLQNVKDDTKISEVIDWIINDVLSDPRLSVFKDEKNKPYFKYGGIILISLYLVIGAGAELICNAIGFVYPSYCSIKALESPKKEDDTRWLTYWVVFALFSVCEFFSDMLLSWFPFYWLAKCMFLVWCFLPVSWNGADLIYNRVIRPAFLKHQREIDTAMSKVQDKISELADTANKVASDAVKHD; this is encoded by the exons ATGTCAGACACCAAGTTGCAAAACGTGAAAGATGATACAAAGATTTCTGAAGTGATTGATTGGATTATAAATGATGTTTTAAGTGACCCTAGATTATCTGTGTTCAAAGACGAGAAAAACAAGCCGTACTTTAAATATG GTGGTATCATACTCATCAGCCTTTATCTGGTGATTGGTGCTGGTGCTGAGCTAATATGCAATGCCATTGGATTTGTCTATCCTTCTTATTGCAGTATCAAG GCCCTCGAATCTCCCAAGAAGGAGGATGACACTCGCTGGTTGACTTACTGGGTAGTGTTTGCCCTGTTCTCAGTTTGTGAGTTCTTCTCTGACATGTTGCTGTCCTGGTTCCCCTTTTACTGGCTGGCCAAG TGCATGTTCCTGGTATGGTGCTTCCTTCCTGTGTCATGGAATGGCGCGGACTTGATTTACAACCGTGTGATTCGCCCAGCCTTCCTGAAACACCAACGGGAAATTGATACAGCCATGTCCAAGGTGCAAGATAAGATCAGTGAGCTGGCTGACACTGCAAACAAAGTTGCCTCTGATGCAGTCAAGCATGATTAG